A window of Saccharomyces paradoxus chromosome XIII, complete sequence contains these coding sequences:
- the DAK1 gene encoding dihydroxyacetone kinase (Dihydroxyacetone kinase~similar to YML070W), producing the protein MFAKSFEVTDPVNSSLKGFALANPSITLVPEEKILFRKTKSDNIALISGGGSGHEPTHAGFIGKGMLSGAVVGEIFASPSTKQILNAIRLVNENASGVLLIVKNYTGDVLHFGLSAERARALGIDCRVAVIGDDVAVGREKGGMVGRRALAGTVLVHKIVGAFAEGYSSKYGLDGTAKVAKIINDNLVTIGSSLDHCKVPGRKFESELNEKQMELGMGIHNEPGVKVLDPIPSTEDLISKYMLPKLLDPNDKDRAFVKFDKDDEVVLLVNNLGGVSNFVISSITSKTTDFLKKTYNITPVQTIAGTLMTSFNGNGFSITLLNATKATKALQSDFQEIKSVLDLLNAFTNAPGWPITDFEKSSAPSVNDDLLHNEVTAKAVGTYDFDRFAKWMKSGAEQVIKSEPHITELDNQVGDGDCGYTLVAGVKGITDNLDKLSKDSLSQAVAQISDFIEGSMGGTSGGLYSILLSGFSHGLIQVCKSKDEPVTKEIVAKSLGIALDTLYKYTKARKGSSTMIDALEPFVKEFTASKDFNKAVKAAEKGAKSTATFEAKFGRASYVGDSSQVEDPGAVGLCEFLKGIQNTL; encoded by the coding sequence ATGTTCGCCAAATCTTTTGAAGTCACAGATCCGGTCAATTCAAGCCTCAAAGGGTTTGCCCTTGCTAACCCCTCTATTACTTTGGTtcctgaagaaaaaatactcTTCAGGAAGACCAAGTCTGACAATATCGCCTTAATCTCCGGTGGTGGTAGTGGCCATGAACCTACACACGCCGGTTTCATTGGTAAGGGTATGTTGAGTGGTGCTGTCGTCGGTGAAATTTTTGCATCCCCTTCAACAAAGCAGATTTTAAATGCAATCCGTTTGGTCAATGAAAACGCTTCTGGCGTTTTATTGATTGTCAAAAACTACACAGGTGACGTTTTGCATTTTGGTCTGTCCGCTGAGAGAGCAAGAGCCTTGGGTATCGACTGCCGCGTCGCTGTCATAGGTGATGACGTTGCAGTTGGCAGAGAAAAGGGTGGCATGGTTGGTAGAAGAGCATTAGCAGGTACCGTTTTAGTTCATAAGATTGTGGGTGCCTTTGCCGAAGGATATTCTAGCAAGTATGGATTAGATGGTACTGCTAAAGTGGCTAAAATCATCAATGACAATTTGGTGACCATTGGCTCTTCCTTAGACCATTGTAAAGTTCCTGGcagaaaatttgaaagtGAACTAAACGAAAAGCAAATGGAATTGGGTATGGGTATTCATAATGAACCTGGTGTAAAAGTTCTAGATCCTATTCCTTCTACCGAAGACTTGATTTCCAAGTATATGCTACCAAAATTATTAGATCCGAACGATAAGGATAGAGCCTTTGTAAAGTTTgataaagatgatgaagtcGTCTTGTTAGTGAACAATCTCGGTGGTGTTTCCAACTTTGTTATTAGTTCTATCACTTCCAAGACCACagatttcttgaagaaaacttaCAACATAACCCCGGTTCAAACAATTGCTGGGACATTGATGACCTCTTTCAATGGTAATGGGTTCAGTATCACATTATTAAACGCCACTAAGGCTACAAAAGCTTTGCAGTCTGATTTCCAGGAAATCAAATCAGTACTGGACTTGTTGAACGCTTTCACGAACGCACCAGGCTGGCCAATCacagattttgaaaagtcGTCAGCCCCATCTGTTAATGATGATTTGTTACACAATGAAGTGACAGCAAAGGCCGTCGGTACCTATGACTTCGACAGGTTTGCTAAGTGGATGAAGAGTGGTGCTGAGCAAGTCATCAAGAGCGAACCACACATTACGGAATTGGACAATCAAGTTGGTGACGGTGACTGTGGTTACACTTTAGTGGCCGGTGTTAAAGGCATCACTGATAATCTTGACAAGTTGTCAAAGGATTCACTGTCTCAGGCGGTTGCCCAAATTTCAGATTTCATTGAAGGCTCGATGGGAGGTACTTCTGGTGGTCTATACTCTATTCTTCTGTCTGGTTTTTCACACGGATTGATTCAGGTTTGCAAGTCAAAGGATGAACCTGTTACTAAGGAAATTGTGGCTAAATCACTTGGAATTGCATTGGACACCCTATACAAATATACAAAGGCAAGAAAGGGATCATCCACCATGATCGATGCTCTAGAACCATTCGTTAAAGAATTCACTGCGTCTAAGGACTTCAATAAGGCGGTTAAAGCTGCTGAAAAAGGTGCCAAATCTACTGCAACATTCGAAGCAAAATTCGGTAGAGCTTCATATGTCGGCGACTCATCTCAGGTGGAGGATCCTGGTGCAGTAGGTTTATGTGAGTTCTTGAAGGGGATCCAAAACACCTTATAA
- the TCB3 gene encoding Tcb3p (Cortical ER protein involved in ER-plasma membrane tethering~similar to YML072C), whose translation MTGIKAQVHPPPDSTLFHEEEKKRVGGNLPQKVINQQERGSDHAPSGHHQYHQLINHDANDTKTSNSVSDSSKGQGIAESDPEGKKQSPKDIFVASSAQKTNQLPGPNPQGSIGTVPLEDLHPKEFRSAPSRKPNKFDTSITRPGVLDDLGKLDQKEIEEKFHPDSDDKLFPWQNVGEFHASGKGSPNTKMSRVIKAYILENFYNDWYCNIATVLGTCFFSWLFAYIGFSWWSMIFIFLGTATVYNAEYTRFNRNIRDDLKRVTVEETLSDRVESTTWLNSFLSKFWVIYMPVLSQQVKDNVNPQLAGVAPGYGIDALAIDEFTLGSKAPTIKGIKSYTKTGKNTVEMDWSFAFTPSDVSDMTATEAREKINPKISLGVTLGKSFVSKTMPILVEDINVAGKMRIKVEFGKTFPNIKIVSLQLLEPPLIDFALKPIGGDTLGLDVMSFLPGLKSFVKNIINSNIGPMLFPPNHLDINVEDIMAAQSKEAIGVLAVTIASADSLKSSDFITNTVDPYIVMSTEDAVPGTDEEVRTSIKSNVKNPRWNETKYILLNSLEQKLNLKCFDFNDVRKDTVIGDLQVDLADLLQNPVLENQIADLRSGTKSKGILHYSLHWFPVKEDNSEEKAAERAEAKAKGKKGDENEDSIEKEEDEDEESSQTDVGIAKITLQKVKYLDTTSSMTGSLSPCAELFIDGQKVKSYRTLRRINEPSWNETIEVLVPSKSNSKFVLKIFDDRINGKELICEYSSSLDDIMTTLDAAQEFVKGSPQGDIYLDVSWKSIEMTGAFAAANSVSEPIGCVKLDVKDAIIKGDLSGVGDIDPYYTVSLNRRVIYKSIYHSNTDHPLFDNSTYVPIFSPNQILTLEFHDYQKIGKDRFIGSVQIPTSNVFRKDPKSGKYVGTNDKKEISRLKLKDHKHKVTESIVNVSTTFIPITLVYSPEELVNVQKLEKDLEEKRKKFEATQKENKQEMEKNPKEWEVAEIEDPFEGDEKAINKKAKLSLDELIKQKSGILSMQILEGTLSPSSAYLEILADNISYPVFTCMKPSQGKLNSETANIFIRDLNYSKLHFRVSKKHVAKDSDDVISETSYSTLKLLKQAYEEPMRLDFNGSKMKVRFLYTPSSVKLPSSESVEDTGYLNLKLISGHGLKSADRNGYSDPFINIYVNSKKVFKSNIKKKTLDPVWNEDAKIPILSRSKNQVVFKVLDWDRAGDNDDLGQATLNVSTLEVGKTYNWNLNLNTQGSIKLQGSFNPEYIKPSFDIVKGGIADKPMKMASGAAHATVGIAGTGIGAATGVATGGLKKGGHLLKSLGGNPMKRSKSGNGNESNGAKKSSEKKSFDRKSPSNFNSTSVTPRASLDYDPSVPNTSYAPVQSASPAVKQTDNNSNLSNKKDTPGSNSRGHSRASSFARTLAPHGTYNGFITVVAAENVAKHVQIKVSLTQGGRLKHIYKTKSQKANSEGIAVFDEECSFKASPEANLVLGAISHQRLSRDKDLGIAQINLGDPQIQQDGQISVKLGDGHLIVKINYGKDKNSQVPPVPEVPQEYTQ comes from the coding sequence atgactGGGATTAAGGCTCAAGTTCATCCCCCACCTGATAGTACGCTATTTCATGAGgaggagaagaagagagtCGGAGGAAATTTACCTCAAAAGGTCATCAATCAACAGGAAAGAGGTTCTGATCACGCACCATCAGGTCATCACCAATACCACCAACTGATTAATCATGACGCAAATGATACAAAGACTTCAAATTCGGTTTCTGATTCGTCTAAAGGTCAAGGAATTGCAGAATCGGACCCAGAGGGTAAGAAGCAGTCACCAAAGGACATATTCGTTGCTTCCAGCGCTCAGAAAACGAACCAATTGCCTGGTCCCAACCCTCAGGGCAGCATAGGTACCGTGCCATTGGAAGATTTACATCCGAAGGAATTCAGATCAGCACCTTCTAGGAAACCAAACAAATTCGACACTTCAATTACTAGGCCGGGCGTCTTAGACGACTTGGGCAAACTTGatcaaaaggaaattgaggaaaaatttcaccCAGATTCCGATGATAAGTTATTTCCATGGCAAAACGTTGGTGAGTTTCATGCCTCAGGAAAGGGGTCGCCAAATACAAAGATGTCCAGGGTTATAAAAGCTtatattttggaaaacttcTATAACGATTGGTACTGTAACATAGCCACCGTTCTTGGTACGTGTTTCTTCTCATGGTTATTTGCTTACATTGGCTTTTCATGGTGGTCTATGATATTCATCTTCTTGGGAACTGCAACCGTTTACAACGCAGAATATACAAGGTTCAATAGAAATATCAGAGATGACTTGAAAAGGGTTACAGTCGAGGAAACCTTGTCGGATCGCGTTGAATCTACTACATGGTTGAActcatttttatcaaagTTTTGGGTCATTTATATGCCAGTTTTATCTCAACAAGTTAAAGATAACGTTAACCCTCAACTGGCAGGTGTTGCTCCTGGCTACGGTATCGACGCCTTGGCTATCGATGAATTTACCCTGGGCTCTAAAGCCCCTACCATCAAAGGTATTAAATCGTACACTAAGACTGGTAAAAACACCGTTGAAATGGATTGGTCATTTGCATTCACCCCAAGCGATGTCTCGGATATGACAGCTACTGAAGCTAGGGAGAAGATTaatccaaaaatttcccTGGGTGTTACGTTAGGAAAAAGTTTTGTATCTAAAACAATGCCTATTTTGGTAGAAGACATTAACGTTGCTGGTAAAATGCGTATTAAAGTTGAGTTCGGTAAAACTTTCCCCAACATCAAAATTGTGTCTCTGCAACTTTTAGAACCACCTTTAATTGATTTCGCGTTGAAACCGATTGGTGGTGATACTTTAGGTCTTGATGTCATGTCATTCTTACCTGGTTTAAAGAGTTTTGTCAAAAACATTATCAACTCCAATATAGGGCCTATGCTTTTCCCTCCAAACCATTTGGATATTAATGTTGAAGACATCATGGCTGCTCAATCTAAGGAAGCTATCGGTGTTCTTGCCGTAACCATCGCCTCTGCTGACTCTTTGAAAAGCTCAGATTTCATCACTAATACTGTCGACCCTTATATTGTTATGTCTACCGAAGACGCTGTGCCTGGTACCGATGAAGAGGTACGCACATCTATCAAATCAAACGTTAAAAATCCTCGTTGGAATGAAAccaaatatatattattaaattCCTTGGAACAAAAGTTAAACTTAAAATGCTTTGACTTCAACGATGTTCGAAAAGATACTGTAATTGGTGATCTTCAAGTTGACTTGGCAGATTTACTTCAAAATCCAGTTTTGGAAAATCAAATTGCCGACTTAAGATCCGGTACAAAGTCAAAAGGTATTTTGCATTATTCCTTACACTGGTTTCCTgtaaaagaagataattcagaagaaaaagctgCCGAACGTGCTGAAGCTAAGGCCAAGGGCAAAAAAGGAGATGAGAACGAGGattctattgaaaaagaagaagatgaggatgaagaaagcTCTCAAACTGACGTAGGAATTGCGAAGATCACCCTACAAAAGGTCAAATATTTGGATACTACCAGTTCTATGACCGGCAGTTTGAGTCCATGCGCTgaattatttattgatgGACAAAAAGTAAAGAGCTATAGAACTCTGAGACGTATCAATGAGCCATCTTGGAATGAGACCATTGAAGTTTTGGTTCCATCAAAATCTAACTCTAAATTTGTCCTAAAGATCTTCGATGACAGAATAAACGGTAAGGAACTAATCTGTGAATActcatcttctttggatGATATAATGACTACTTTAGATGCTGCTCAAGAATTTGTTAAAGGCTCACCACAAGGTGACATTTATTTGGACGTTTCTTGGAAATCAATTGAAATGACAGGCGCTTTTGCCGCTGCGAACTCTGTAAGTGAACCTATCGGTTGTGTTAAGCTGGACGTTAAAGATGCCATTATCAAGGGTGACTTGTCCGGTGTAGGAGATATCGATCCATATTACACTGTATCTCTGAATAGACGTGTTATTTACAAGTCCATATACCATTCCAATACAGATCACCCCCTTTTCGATAACAGCACCTATGTTCCTATATTTTCTCCAAACCAGATTTTGACTCTAGAATTTCATGATTATCAAAAGATTGGCAAAGACCGTTTCATTGGCTCTGTGCAAATTCCTACATCAAATGTTTTCAGAAAAGATCCTAAATCAGGGAAATATGTTGGGACTAATGATAAGAAAGAGATATCAAGACTAAAATTAAAAGACCACAAACACAAAGTAACTGAAAGCATTGTCAACGTTTCAACGACGTTTATCCCAATCACTCTGGTGTATTCTCCGGAAGAATTGGTAAATGTCCAGAAAttagaaaaggatttggaggaaaaaaggaaaaaatttgaagctactcaaaaagaaaacaagcaagaaatggaaaaaaatccaaaagaATGGGAAGTtgctgaaattgaagaccCATTTGAAGGCGATGAAAAAGCGATAAACAAGAAGGCCAAATTATCTTTAGACGAGTTGATCAAGCAAAAATCAGGTATATTATCTATGCAAATATTGGAAGGGACTTTGAGCCCATCCTCTGCTTACTTAGAAATCTTAGCTGATAATATTTCATACCCTGTATTCACTTGCATGAAACCATCTCAAGGCAAATTAAACTCGGAGACCgcaaatattttcatcagaGATTTGAATTACAGCAAACTACACTTTAGAGTATCAAAAAAACATGTTGCCAAAGATTCTGATGACGTCATATCTGAAACTTCTTATAGCACCTTGAAGCTATTAAAACAAGCCTACGAAGAGCCTATGAGGCTAGATTTCAATGGATCTAAAATGAAGGTTAGGTTTTTGTACACACCTTCTAGCGTAAAATTACCTAGCAGTGAAAGTGTCGAAGACACTGGctatttgaatttaaagCTTATTTCCGGACACGGTCTTAAGTCTGCGGATAGAAATGGCTATTCAGATCCATTTATTAACATTTATGTCAACAGTAAGAAAGTTTTCAAGTCAAAcattaaaaagaaaacattgGATCCCGTATGGAACGAAGATGCCAAAATTCCGATACTTTCAAGGAGCAAAAACCAAGTCGTATTCAAAGTTCTTGATTGGGATCGCGCAGGTGATAATGATGACTTGGGCCAAGCTACATTGAACGTTTCCACATTAGAAGTTGGTAAAACTTACAACTGGAATCTGAATTTGAACACTCAAGGAAGTATCAAGTTGCAAGGTTCATTCAACCCAGAATATATTAAGCCAAGTTTTGATATCGTGAAAGGCGGTATCGCTGATAAGCCGATGAAAATGGCTAGTGGTGCAGCCCATGCAACTGTTGGCATAGCTGGAACTGGTATAGGAGCCGCCACAGGAGTTGCCACGGGTGGTTTAAAGAAGGGGGGCCACCTTTTGAAATCCCTAGGTGGCAATCCgatgaaaagaagcaaGAGTGGTAACGGAAATGAATCCAACGgtgcaaaaaaatcatcagAGAAAAAGTCTTTTGATAGGAAATCCCCAAGTAACTTCAATAGTACTAGTGTAACACCAAGGGCTTCATTGGATTATGACCCATCAGTACCTAACACCAGCTACGCACCCGTTCAAAGCGCGTCTCCTGCAGTTAAGCAAACTGACAACAATTCTAACTTAAGCAACAAAAAAGATACCCCTGGTAGCAATTCAAGAGGACATTCTCGTGCAAGTAGTTTCGCGCGTACTTTGGCTCCTCACGGTACTTACAATGGTTTCATTACCGTGGTTGCTGCGGAAAACGTTGCCAAGCACGTTCAAATCAAGGTTTCCCTAACCCAAGGTGGTAGGCTAAAACACATCTACAAAACGAAAAGTCAGAAGGCTAATAGTGAGGGTATTGCCGTATTCGATGAAGAGTGCTCGTTCAAGGCTTCTCCCGAAGCCAATTTAGTACTAGGCGCAATTTCCCATCAGAGATTATCGAGGGATAAAGATCTTGGTATTGCTCAAATCAATTTGGGCGACCCTCAAATCCAACAAGATGGTCAAATCTCTGTAAAATTAGGTGACGGTCATCTGATTGTAAAGATCAATTACGGTAAAGACAAGAATAGTCAGGTACCTCCCGTACCAGAAGTTCCTCAAGAATACACACAGTAA
- the COG8 gene encoding Golgi transport complex subunit COG8 (Component of the conserved oligomeric Golgi complex~similar to YML071C), which translates to MELILSSLISDDLTGEQKQLSLDFLQDILQCNRKDYESYFSSRAVPGSITEDIAEIDAELSALDRKIRKSLLENKSQIIGDILGNDDRVQLDDIAKSLEQLWELDANINKATDESTTDDEIINETLSIDDFLQHDNEGNDTSGIATTEGDNLVRRKKEDEFHKALSRLRNRITTKEDDKDDIRSDTLVTVLENLDSITDLMELPFLARTCIRTGHYQEAVMLYTHTTSLRSRFPGSTIVDEVCEKVLNEISTTMLSGLVKLLSTNVSVNSLKKILQYLNSIPPFDGKTNKSLLSVFLAMRYKFITDEIASYSLDIESSNESLIEMMVKRKVEVLREHVYMSLNVFLKSFLYDTSDLEIPFPEELETIALKINETNEDNEEKRDEKREKKTEKEEHKERDTVKNNEEDIRENKICLNVEDEENKQTEEVKEKVKGEEDRAESTTEDEIANNTINETEDKAEAEEEEGEEKLNNTEDKTEAKAEEKGEEEINRVESTPDGPSKAPTSKKENKIPTNAIMLQFVDRCITYVLKDLIRGLNGIKLSDSVCLQLVYCSFRLCDLNRNYHHLFLKKINNTSLFTTEQLARAINKRAELASKYIYS; encoded by the coding sequence ATGGAGCTAATACTAAGTAGCCTCATTTCCGATGATCTAACAGGGGAACAAAAGCAGTTAAGTCTTGATTTCCTACAGGATATCTTACAATGTAATAGGAAAGATTATGAGagttatttttcatccaGGGCAGTTCCTGGTAGCATAACCGAGGACATAGCAGAAATTGATGCCGAATTATCTGCCCTTGATAGGAAGATAAGGAAATCACTACTGGAAAATAAGTCTCAGATTATCGGAGATATTCTTGGAAACGATGATAGGGTTCAATTGGATGATATAGCTAAGTCCTTGGAACAATTATGGGAATTGGATGCTAATATCAATAAGGCAACTGATGAAAGCACtactgatgatgaaattattaatgAAACCCTTTCTATTGATGACTTTTTACAACACGATAATGAAGGCAACGATACGAGCGGCATTGCGACCACAGAAGGTGACAATTTAgtaagaaggaaaaaggaagatgagTTTCACAAGGCTTTAAGCAGGCTAAGAAACAGAATCACAACAAAAGAGGATGACAAGGACGACATTAGATCTGATACATTAGTCACTGTACTAGAAAATTTGGATAGCATTACGGATTTAATGGAACTGCCATTTTTAGCTCGCACGTGTATTAGAACAGGTCACTATCAAGAGGCCGTCATGCTATACACCCATACTACCTCCCTAAGATCAAGATTCCCTGGTTCAACCATTGTGGATGAAGTCTGCgaaaaagttttgaatGAAATAAGTACTACCATGTTATCCGGGTTGGTGAAATTACTATCTACTAATGTATCGGTGAACTcactgaagaaaatactACAGTACTTGAATTCAATTCCGCCATTCGATGGAAAGACTAACAAGTCATTACTAAGTGTATTTTTAGCCATGAGGTACAAATTCATTACTGATGAAATAGCATCGTATTCTTTGGACATTGAGTCTTCTAACGAATCATTAATTGAAATGATGGTCAAGAGGAAAGTTGAGGTCCTCAGGGAACATGTCTATATGTCCTTAAATGTCTTCCTTAAAAGCTTTTTGTATGATACAAGCGATTTAGAAATTCCGTTCCCAGAGGAACTAGAAACTATTGCGTTAAAGATAAATGAAACTAACGAAGATAACGAAGAGAAAAGAGATGAAAAGagggagaaaaaaacagagAAGGAAGAACATAAAGAAAGAGATACAGTAaagaataatgaagaagacataagggaaaataaaatctgTCTCAAcgttgaagatgaagaaaataaacagaCAGAAGAGGTAAAGGAGAAAGTGAAAGGCGAAGAAGATAGAGCAGAAAGTACAACAGAAGATGAGATAGCAAATAATACAATAAACGAAACGGAAGACAAGGCGgaagcagaagaagaagaaggagaagaaaaactaaatAACACAGAAGACAAAACAGAAGCGAaagcagaagaaaaaggagaagaagaaattaataGGGTAGAGTCGACTCCAGACGGGCCTAGCAAGGCTCCAACttcgaaaaaagaaaacaaaataccAACGAATGCCATCATGCTGCAATTCGTTGATAGGTGCATTACATACGTATTAAAAGACCTCATTCGTGGGTTAAATGGCATCAAGCTGAGTGACTCCGTTTGTCTGCAGCTGGTGTACTGTTCATTCCGTCTTTGCGACCTGAACCGAAACTACCACCACctcttcttgaaaaaaattaacaataCCAGTTTGTTCACCACGGAGCAGCTTGCTCGGGCAATTAACAAAAGAGCAGAGTTGGCCtcaaaatatatatactcCTAG
- the FPR3 gene encoding peptidylprolyl isomerase FPR3 (Nucleolar peptidyl-prolyl cis-trans isomerase (PPIase)~similar to YML074C), producing the protein MSVMLPLATYSLNVEPYTPVPAIDVTMPITIRITMAALNPEAIDEENKPSTLRIIKRNPDFEDDDFLGGDFDEDEIDEESSEEEDDEKTEKRKKSKSKKVESESDGDEEEHDDEDDEFQESVLLTLSPEGQYQQSLDLTIAPEEEVQFIVTGSYAISLSGNYVKHPFDTPMGVEGEDEDEDADIYDSEDYDLTPDEDEIFGDDMDDLDDEEEEEVRIEEVQEEENGEDEEEEEKEEVEEKKEVKPEPKKNKKEKKRKHDEKEEEKKAKKVKKVEFKKNLEEGPTKPKSKKEQEKHKPKTKVLEGGIVIEDRTIGDGPQAKRGARVGMRYIGKLKNGKVFDKNTSGKPFAFKLGRGEVIKGWDIGVAGMCVGGERRIVIPAPYAYGKQALPGIPANSELTFDVKLVSMKN; encoded by the coding sequence ATGTCTGTCATGCTACCATTAGCTACCTACAGTTTGAATGTTGAACCTTACACCCCGGTTCCAGCAATCGACGTAACGATGCCCATCACCATCCGTATCACAATGGCTGCTTTGAACCCGGAAGCCATTGACGAAGAGAACAAGCCATCGACTTTAAGAATCATCAAAAGGAACCCAGATTTtgaggatgatgatttCTTAGGTGgtgattttgatgaagacgaaatAGACGAAGAATCctctgaagaagaagatgatgaaaagaccgagaagaggaagaaaagtaaaagcaAGAAGGTTGAAAGTGAAAGTGATGgcgatgaagaagaacatgACGACGAAGACGACGAGTTCCAAGAATCTGTCCTTTTGACTTTATCTCCGGAAGGCCAATACCAACAGTCTTTAGACTTGACCATTGctccagaagaagaagtcCAGTTCATTGTCACTGGTTCTTACGCTATCTCCTTGAGCGGTAACTATGTCAAACATCCATTTGATACTCCAATGGGAGTTGAAGGTGAAGACGAGGACGAAGACGCTGACATTTACGACAGTGAAGACTACGACTTGACACCAGATGAGGACGAAATTTTTGGCGATGACATGGACGACTTGGATgacgaagaggaagaagaagttcgTATCGAAGAAGtccaagaagaagaaaatggagaagatgaagaagaagaagaaaaggaggaggtggaggaaaaaaaagaagttaaACCAGAAcctaaaaaaaacaaaaaggaaaaaaagagaaagcaCGAcgagaaagaagaggaaaagaaggctaaaaaagtaaagaagGTGGAGTTCAAGAAAAACCTGGAGGAAGGTCCAACAAAGCCCAAAAGCAAAAAGGAACAAGAGAAACATAAACCAAAGACCAAGGTTTTAGAAGGTGGTATAGTAATCGAAGACCGTACTATCGGCGATGGCCCACAAGCTAAGAGAGGTGCCAGAGTAGGCATGAGATACATTGGTAAGTTGAAGAACGGTAAAGTCTTCGACAAGAATACCAGCGGAAAACCATTTGCATTCAAACTTGGCCGTGGTGAAGTTATCAAAGGCTGGGACATTGGTGTTGCCGGTATGTGTGTTGGCGGCGAACGTAGAATCGTAATTCCAGCTCCATATGCCTACGGGAAGCAAGCCTTGCCAGGTATTCCTGCCAATTCCGAACTGACATTCGATGTTAAATTGGTTTCTATGAAAAACTAG
- the RPL6A gene encoding 60S ribosomal protein eL6 (Ribosomal 60S subunit protein L6A~similar to YML073C) — MSAQKAPKWYPSEDVAALKKTRKAARPQKLRASLVPGTVLILLAGRFRGKRVVYLKHLEDNTLLISGPFKVNGVPLRRVNARYVIATSTKVSVEGVNVEKFNVEYFAKEKLTKKEKKEANLFPEQQNKEIKAERVEDQKVVDKALLAEIKKTPLLKQYLSASFSLKNGDKPHMLKF; from the exons ATGAGTGCCCAAAAA GCTCCAAAGTGGTATCCATCCGAAGACGTCGCTGCTCTAAAGAAGACCAGAAAGGCTGCTCGCCCACAAAAGTTGCGTGCCTCTCTAGTTCCAGGTACCGTCTTGATCTTACTAGCTGGTCGTTTCAGAGGTAAGAGAGTTGTTTACTTGAAGCATCTAGAAGACAACACTTTGTTGATTTCTGGTCCATTCAAGGTCAATGGTGTTCCATTGAGAAGAGTCAATGCCCGTTACGTCATTGCTACCTCTACTAAGGTTTCCGTCGAAGGTGTCAacgttgaaaaattcaacgTCGAATACTTTGccaaggaaaaattgactaagaaggaaaagaaggaagcTAACTTGTTCCCAGAACAACAAAACAAGGAAATCAAGGCTGAACGTGTTGAAGACCAAAAAGTTGTTGACAAGGCTTTGTTGGCTGAAATCAAGAAGACTCCATTATTGAAGCAATACTTGTCTgcttctttctctttgaagaaCGGTGACAAGCCACACAtgttgaaattttaa